The following are encoded in a window of Choloepus didactylus isolate mChoDid1 chromosome 17, mChoDid1.pri, whole genome shotgun sequence genomic DNA:
- the DUSP11 gene encoding RNA/RNP complex-1-interacting phosphatase isoform X2, whose translation MNHWRHVRRGCRWGRVFPGHSFAKGKDRNHIPERWKNYLPVGQRMPGTRFIAFKVPLKKSFEGNLAPEECFSPLDLFNKVRQQNEELGLIIDLTYTERYYKPEDLPETIPYLKIFTVGHRVPDDDTILKFKCAVNGFLRENKDNDKLIGVHCTHGLNRTGYLICRYLIDVEGMRPDDAIELFNRCRGHCLERQNYIEDLQNGPVRKYGGSGVSRSSGFEESTQILESVNKSINQGPQYNLYRTQGYPVPSRHFHLNSRDLQQSVRKFSQNQNIYQKGLIPPPGPPGEDYSQRRYSWKVKPSTSQAARNKRLQYPYSYCSSWGWTQ comes from the exons ATGAACCACTGGCGTCATGTCCGCCGCGGCTGTCGGTGGGGACGTGTCTTTCCTGGACATTCCTTCGCCAAAGGCAAGGACAGAAACCACATTCCCGAAAG GTGGAAAAACTATCTCCCAGTGGGACAACGGATGCCTGGGACtcgtttcattgctttcaaagtTCCTTTGAAAAAG AGTTTTGAAGGTAATCTTGCTCCAGAAGAATGTTTTTCCCCTTTGGATCTTTTTAACAAAGTCCGACAACAAAATGAAGAACTTGGACTGATTATTGATTTAACTTACACAGAACGCTATTATAAACCAGAG GATTTACCAGAAACgattccttatttaaaaatttttacagttGGTCATAGGGTGCCTGATGATGacactattttaaaattcaaatgtgcTGTTAATGGGtttttgagagaaaataaagataatg ACAAACTTATTGGGGTCCACTGTACCCATGGTTTAAACAGGACTGGCTATCTCATCTGCAG ATATTTGATTGATGTAGAAGGCATGAGGCCAGATGATGCAATTGAAT TATTCAATAGGTGCCGGGGACATTGCTTAGAAAGACAAAACTACATTGAAGACCTTCAGAATGGTCCTGTCAGAAA GTATGGTGGTTCCGGTGTGTCCAGGTCAAGTGGTTTTGAAGAATCAACACAAATCCTGGAATCAGTCAATAAGTCTATTAACCAAGGACCCCAATATAACCTGTATCGGACCCAAGGTTACCCAGTGCCTTCCCGGCATTTCCACTTAAACAGCCGAGATTTGCAACAGTCAGTCAG AAAATTTTCACAGAATCAGAACATTTACCAGAAAGGTCTTATCCCCCCTCCTGGTCCCCCTGGAGAGGACTATTCGCAGAGGAGATATTCTTGGAAGGTAAAACCAAGCACCAGTCAAGCAGCCAGGAATAAAAGGTTACAGTATCCTTACAGTTACTGCAGCAGTTGGGGATGGACCCAGTGA
- the DUSP11 gene encoding RNA/RNP complex-1-interacting phosphatase isoform X1 produces MPGTRFIAFKVPLKKSFEGNLAPEECFSPLDLFNKVRQQNEELGLIIDLTYTERYYKPEDLPETIPYLKIFTVGHRVPDDDTILKFKCAVNGFLRENKDNDKLIGVHCTHGLNRTGYLICRYLIDVEGMRPDDAIELFNRCRGHCLERQNYIEDLQNGPVRKYGGSGVSRSSGFEESTQILESVNKSINQGPQYNLYRTQGYPVPSRHFHLNSRDLQQSVRKFSQNQNIYQKGLIPPPGPPGEDYSQRRYSWKVKPSTSQAARNKRLQYPYSYCSSWGWTQ; encoded by the exons ATGCCTGGGACtcgtttcattgctttcaaagtTCCTTTGAAAAAG AGTTTTGAAGGTAATCTTGCTCCAGAAGAATGTTTTTCCCCTTTGGATCTTTTTAACAAAGTCCGACAACAAAATGAAGAACTTGGACTGATTATTGATTTAACTTACACAGAACGCTATTATAAACCAGAG GATTTACCAGAAACgattccttatttaaaaatttttacagttGGTCATAGGGTGCCTGATGATGacactattttaaaattcaaatgtgcTGTTAATGGGtttttgagagaaaataaagataatg ACAAACTTATTGGGGTCCACTGTACCCATGGTTTAAACAGGACTGGCTATCTCATCTGCAG ATATTTGATTGATGTAGAAGGCATGAGGCCAGATGATGCAATTGAAT TATTCAATAGGTGCCGGGGACATTGCTTAGAAAGACAAAACTACATTGAAGACCTTCAGAATGGTCCTGTCAGAAA GTATGGTGGTTCCGGTGTGTCCAGGTCAAGTGGTTTTGAAGAATCAACACAAATCCTGGAATCAGTCAATAAGTCTATTAACCAAGGACCCCAATATAACCTGTATCGGACCCAAGGTTACCCAGTGCCTTCCCGGCATTTCCACTTAAACAGCCGAGATTTGCAACAGTCAGTCAG AAAATTTTCACAGAATCAGAACATTTACCAGAAAGGTCTTATCCCCCCTCCTGGTCCCCCTGGAGAGGACTATTCGCAGAGGAGATATTCTTGGAAGGTAAAACCAAGCACCAGTCAAGCAGCCAGGAATAAAAGGTTACAGTATCCTTACAGTTACTGCAGCAGTTGGGGATGGACCCAGTGA